One window of the Agrobacterium larrymoorei genome contains the following:
- the mhpT gene encoding 3-(3-hydroxy-phenyl)propionate transporter MhpT yields the protein MTNATHLHAGTGTRALVLVFLAAIIEGFDLQAAGVAVPKLVSAFGLSPSQLGVFLSSATFGLVLGALCGGVIADRFGRRNGLALSLVVFGLFSIGTAFSDTFEHLVAMRFLTGVGLGGALPNLIAIAAESVAPERRGRAVAIMYAGVPLGGALASLIALLGLHDDWGSIFLVGGILPLLLVLPLQLMMGPFRVTRDAKVPARRRDVLMAPGALQQTLLLWAAFFFGLIVVYLLLNWLPQILVSLGFARETASMVQIVFNIGGAAGAVLGGRLLDGNRPAFSSALCFIGLMLAITSLAMLPAGNVAAALAAGTFVGATVIGVQALLYGIAPQCYPSEVRGTGVGLAVSVGRLGSIVGPLVAGWLLASGMGPQQLLYTLLPIAAICGTTTVILILHRNGKTKQALARSLGQA from the coding sequence ATGACAAATGCCACGCATCTTCATGCGGGGACGGGAACGCGCGCGCTTGTGCTTGTGTTTCTCGCCGCGATTATCGAAGGTTTCGACCTTCAGGCGGCGGGTGTCGCCGTGCCGAAACTTGTTTCCGCCTTTGGACTTTCACCGTCACAGTTGGGCGTTTTCCTCTCATCCGCAACCTTCGGGCTGGTGCTTGGCGCGCTTTGCGGGGGCGTGATCGCCGACCGGTTCGGACGGCGCAACGGCCTTGCCCTATCGCTGGTCGTCTTCGGCCTGTTTTCGATCGGCACAGCTTTTTCCGACACGTTCGAACATCTCGTGGCGATGCGCTTCCTGACCGGCGTCGGACTTGGCGGCGCGCTGCCAAACCTCATCGCCATTGCCGCTGAATCCGTCGCGCCCGAGCGGCGCGGCAGGGCAGTTGCGATCATGTATGCCGGCGTCCCGCTCGGCGGAGCTCTCGCCAGCCTCATCGCCCTGCTTGGCCTGCATGACGACTGGGGTTCGATATTCTTGGTAGGTGGGATTTTGCCATTGCTGCTGGTTCTGCCGCTCCAGCTCATGATGGGACCGTTCCGCGTGACACGCGATGCCAAGGTACCTGCGCGTCGTCGCGACGTGCTGATGGCGCCAGGCGCCCTGCAACAGACGCTGCTGCTCTGGGCCGCTTTCTTCTTCGGCCTCATCGTCGTCTATCTGCTGCTCAACTGGCTTCCGCAAATTCTCGTTTCGCTCGGCTTTGCCCGTGAAACCGCGTCGATGGTACAGATCGTTTTCAACATCGGCGGTGCAGCCGGTGCGGTCCTTGGTGGCCGGTTGCTGGACGGAAACAGACCCGCCTTTTCTTCAGCGCTCTGCTTTATCGGGCTGATGCTGGCCATCACGTCTCTTGCCATGTTGCCCGCGGGCAACGTAGCGGCGGCGCTGGCCGCAGGCACCTTTGTCGGCGCGACAGTCATCGGCGTACAGGCGCTGCTCTACGGTATCGCCCCGCAATGCTACCCGAGCGAAGTGCGCGGCACCGGCGTCGGCCTCGCCGTCTCGGTCGGCCGCCTCGGTTCGATAGTCGGCCCTCTCGTCGCTGGCTGGCTCCTGGCAAGCGGCATGGGGCCGCAGCAACTTCTCTACACCCTGCTGCCCATCGCAGCCATCTGTGGCACGACCACCGTGATCCTCATCCTCCATCGCAACGGGAAGACAAAACAAGCCCTGGCGAGAAGCCTGGGCCAGGCTTGA
- a CDS encoding MarR family winged helix-turn-helix transcriptional regulator, producing the protein MDDLLGYHLRRASILDLAGFAEALGDEIKPIPFTVLCLIDETPGITAAEIGRQARLQRANLAPILAHFDTKGWIDRLADDEDQRIQHLHLSETGAEAVAEWRARVMAQEERTFSALTPREREVLRQLLSRIWKGA; encoded by the coding sequence ATGGACGATCTCCTCGGTTACCATCTGCGTCGAGCCTCGATCCTCGATCTGGCGGGCTTTGCCGAGGCGCTAGGCGATGAGATTAAGCCTATCCCTTTCACGGTTCTCTGCCTGATCGACGAGACGCCCGGCATCACGGCTGCCGAGATCGGGCGCCAGGCGCGGCTGCAACGGGCCAATCTCGCGCCCATCCTTGCGCATTTCGACACCAAGGGATGGATCGATCGCCTTGCCGACGACGAAGACCAGCGCATTCAGCATCTGCACTTGAGCGAAACCGGCGCGGAGGCCGTCGCCGAATGGCGTGCCCGTGTCATGGCGCAGGAGGAACGCACATTCAGTGCGCTGACGCCGAGAGAACGCGAGGTCCTGCGCCAATTGTTATCGCGCATCTGGAAGGGCGCGTGA
- a CDS encoding aldehyde dehydrogenase has translation MASASNLFRRVNPISGEVASEAPAQTPDEARAAVDAAARAMPAWAALGPNARRAALLKAADAVSAKGDAFVAAMMAEIGATEAWARFNVTLAASMLREAAALTTQVAGEVIPSDKPGCLAMAIREPAGVVLGIAPWNAPVILGVRALATPLACGNAVVFKASELCPKTHGLIVEALAEAGLPDGLVQLVTNAPEDAAEVVGALIDHPAIRRVNFTGSTAVGRIVAMRAAQNLKPCVLELGGKAPLVVLDDADLDETVKAAAFGAFFNQGQICMSTERIIVVDAVADAFLEKFAAKVRTLIAGDPRQGAAPLGAVVDVKTAEKLKGLIDDAIAKGAKVIAAGEPDGVLVPAHIVADVTAGMRLYSEESFGPVVAVIRAKDEADAIRIANDSEYGLSAAVFTKDAARGLKVARQIRSGICHINGPTVHDEAQMPFGGVGASGYGRFGGKAGIAEFTELRWITVETEAGRFPI, from the coding sequence ATGGCATCTGCATCAAACCTATTTCGACGCGTAAATCCGATCAGCGGTGAGGTGGCGAGCGAAGCGCCGGCGCAGACGCCGGACGAAGCGCGAGCCGCGGTCGACGCGGCAGCCCGCGCCATGCCGGCCTGGGCCGCGCTGGGGCCGAATGCGCGCCGCGCCGCTCTCCTGAAAGCTGCCGATGCCGTTAGCGCGAAGGGTGACGCCTTCGTGGCGGCGATGATGGCCGAGATCGGTGCGACCGAAGCCTGGGCGCGTTTCAACGTCACGCTTGCCGCGTCAATGCTGCGCGAGGCAGCGGCACTCACCACGCAAGTCGCTGGCGAAGTGATCCCGTCCGACAAGCCGGGATGCCTTGCCATGGCCATCCGTGAGCCAGCGGGCGTCGTGCTTGGTATTGCGCCGTGGAATGCGCCGGTGATCCTTGGTGTCCGTGCGCTGGCAACACCGCTCGCCTGCGGCAACGCCGTGGTGTTCAAGGCAAGTGAACTGTGCCCGAAAACCCATGGGCTGATCGTCGAGGCCTTGGCGGAGGCCGGGTTGCCGGACGGGCTTGTCCAGCTTGTCACCAACGCGCCTGAGGATGCCGCAGAAGTCGTCGGGGCACTGATCGATCATCCAGCTATCCGACGTGTGAATTTCACCGGTTCCACCGCGGTCGGGCGCATTGTCGCGATGCGTGCGGCGCAAAATCTCAAACCCTGTGTTCTGGAACTCGGTGGCAAGGCGCCGCTTGTCGTGCTGGACGATGCGGATCTCGACGAGACCGTGAAAGCCGCCGCCTTTGGCGCTTTCTTCAACCAGGGCCAGATCTGCATGTCGACGGAACGGATTATTGTCGTCGATGCGGTGGCTGACGCCTTCCTTGAAAAATTTGCCGCCAAGGTGCGGACGCTTATCGCTGGCGATCCTCGCCAGGGTGCTGCACCGCTGGGTGCAGTGGTGGACGTCAAAACCGCTGAGAAGCTGAAGGGGCTGATCGACGACGCCATTGCCAAGGGCGCGAAGGTGATCGCGGCGGGCGAACCGGATGGTGTGCTCGTCCCTGCGCATATCGTTGCGGACGTGACTGCCGGAATGCGCCTCTATTCCGAGGAGAGCTTCGGGCCCGTTGTTGCGGTGATCCGGGCCAAGGATGAGGCTGATGCGATCCGCATTGCCAATGACAGCGAATATGGTCTCTCGGCTGCCGTCTTCACCAAAGATGCGGCGCGCGGCCTGAAGGTTGCCCGGCAGATTCGCTCCGGCATCTGCCATATCAACGGCCCGACGGTGCATGACGAGGCGCAGATGCCTTTCGGCGGCGTCGGAGCTTCGGGCTACGGGCGCTTTGGTGGCAAGGCCGGTATTGCGGAATTCACCGAGCTTCGCTGGATCACGGTCGAAACCGAAGCTGGACGCTTCCCGATCTGA
- a CDS encoding p-hydroxycinnamoyl CoA hydratase/lyase, whose translation MTETSSKADVVAVDIDEGIAWVRFNRPEKRNAMSPELNRRMMDVLDELEFREDVGVLVLSGEGTAWTAGMDLKEYFRETEAKGLAGVRQSQRESYGWWRRLRWYQKPTIAMVNGWCFGGGYGPLFACDLAFAADEAKFGLSEINWGILPGGGATKVAVELMPFRQAMYHAMLGEPIDGQKAAAWGLVNESLPLVSLKDRVAEVAKVLLAKNPVALKATKDAVRRVGVMTYDEAEDYLVRAQEAANSYDSEGRKEGIRQFIDEKTYKPGLGSYDKSKIHS comes from the coding sequence ATGACCGAGACTAGCAGCAAGGCGGACGTCGTCGCCGTCGATATTGACGAAGGCATCGCCTGGGTCCGTTTCAACCGCCCGGAAAAGCGCAATGCGATGAGCCCCGAGCTGAACCGCCGGATGATGGACGTGCTGGACGAGCTGGAATTCCGCGAGGATGTTGGCGTTCTTGTCCTCAGCGGCGAAGGCACGGCCTGGACGGCTGGCATGGATCTCAAGGAATATTTCCGCGAAACCGAGGCCAAGGGTCTGGCCGGCGTGCGTCAGAGCCAGCGCGAGAGTTATGGCTGGTGGCGTCGGCTGCGCTGGTATCAGAAGCCGACCATTGCCATGGTCAATGGCTGGTGCTTCGGCGGCGGTTATGGCCCGCTCTTCGCCTGCGATTTGGCTTTTGCGGCAGACGAGGCGAAATTCGGCCTGTCGGAGATCAACTGGGGTATTCTGCCGGGCGGTGGCGCAACCAAGGTCGCGGTAGAGCTGATGCCCTTCCGTCAGGCCATGTACCACGCCATGCTCGGTGAGCCGATCGACGGCCAGAAGGCTGCGGCCTGGGGTCTTGTCAATGAGAGCCTGCCGCTTGTCTCTTTGAAGGATCGGGTCGCCGAGGTTGCCAAGGTGCTGCTGGCCAAGAACCCCGTAGCGCTCAAGGCTACCAAGGATGCGGTGCGCCGCGTCGGCGTCATGACCTATGACGAGGCTGAGGATTATCTTGTGCGCGCCCAGGAAGCCGCCAATTCCTACGACAGTGAAGGTCGCAAGGAGGGCATCCGCCAGTTCATCGACGAGAAGACCTACAAACCCGGTCTCGGCTCTTACGACAAGAGTAAAATTCACAGCTGA
- a CDS encoding AMP-binding protein, which yields MHNWLAPDPVGLHAQARPEKLALVDLASGRHWTYRGLDRAIEQARAAIDALGLAPGDRLASIARNSADLVIAQQACLRSGLIFTPLNWRLAAAEIDAILIDCTPALILVDGSSAGFTVPDGARLLDIAAFTARCESAAAGERGSPHDANRPCVLLYTSGTSGVPKGVILTPQTLFFTGVNFGVLGQVTSQSVFLAESPFFHVIGLVTSVWPPLVQGGTVLVSSGFDPVVTNSRLADRALGITHYFCVPQMATALKDADGFQPENWSLAALFTGGAPNPPANIRWWLERGVAMVDGYGMTEAGTILGMPLDPALISKHAGAVGQAGPATAIRIVDAEGREVQDGTAGEIIVKGPHVTPGYWNRPEERDAAFTPDGWLRTGDIGLRDADGFVTVVDRRKDMFISGGENVYPVEIESVLAEHPAVLQVAVIGVPDPRWGEAGHAFVILSPGCEDAEGELRAHCEARLARFKVPKHFRIVTELPRTSTGKIRKNKLRESLSA from the coding sequence ATGCATAACTGGCTAGCCCCCGATCCGGTGGGCCTGCATGCGCAGGCGCGCCCGGAAAAACTCGCCCTTGTCGATCTGGCGTCCGGGAGGCACTGGACCTATCGGGGCCTCGACCGGGCGATCGAACAGGCAAGAGCGGCAATCGACGCACTCGGCCTTGCGCCGGGTGACAGGCTCGCGTCGATTGCACGCAACTCCGCCGATCTTGTGATTGCGCAGCAGGCCTGTCTGCGATCCGGCCTTATCTTCACGCCACTGAACTGGCGGCTCGCGGCTGCCGAGATCGATGCTATTCTCATCGACTGTACCCCCGCGCTGATCCTGGTCGACGGATCGTCGGCAGGTTTCACGGTGCCGGATGGCGCTAGACTGCTTGATATCGCAGCGTTTACCGCGCGTTGCGAAAGTGCGGCGGCAGGCGAACGAGGCTCTCCGCATGATGCCAACCGGCCTTGCGTCCTTCTCTACACTTCCGGAACGTCCGGGGTGCCGAAGGGCGTCATTCTAACCCCCCAGACACTGTTCTTCACCGGGGTTAATTTCGGCGTGCTAGGGCAGGTGACATCTCAGTCTGTCTTTCTCGCGGAATCGCCCTTCTTCCATGTCATCGGCCTGGTAACCTCCGTCTGGCCGCCATTGGTTCAGGGCGGTACGGTGCTGGTCTCATCCGGCTTCGATCCGGTCGTTACCAATTCCCGGCTTGCGGACCGCGCGCTCGGCATCACCCATTACTTCTGCGTCCCGCAGATGGCGACGGCGTTGAAGGACGCCGATGGTTTCCAGCCGGAGAACTGGTCGCTCGCTGCGCTTTTCACCGGCGGCGCTCCGAACCCGCCTGCCAATATCCGTTGGTGGCTGGAGCGTGGCGTTGCCATGGTGGATGGCTACGGCATGACCGAGGCCGGAACGATCCTTGGCATGCCGCTCGATCCAGCGCTGATCTCCAAACATGCGGGCGCCGTCGGCCAGGCGGGACCGGCCACTGCCATTCGCATCGTCGATGCCGAGGGCCGGGAGGTGCAGGACGGGACCGCTGGCGAGATCATCGTCAAAGGGCCGCATGTTACACCTGGCTACTGGAACCGACCGGAAGAGCGCGATGCCGCCTTCACGCCGGATGGCTGGCTGCGCACCGGCGACATTGGACTTCGGGATGCCGATGGGTTCGTAACCGTTGTCGATCGTCGAAAGGACATGTTCATTTCGGGCGGTGAGAACGTCTATCCGGTAGAAATCGAAAGCGTCCTTGCCGAACATCCAGCGGTCCTCCAGGTGGCGGTTATTGGTGTGCCGGACCCGCGCTGGGGCGAGGCGGGGCATGCCTTCGTTATCCTGTCACCAGGATGCGAAGACGCGGAGGGCGAACTTCGTGCCCATTGCGAGGCGCGGCTCGCCCGCTTCAAGGTGCCGAAACATTTCCGGATTGTCACGGAACTGCCCCGTACCAGCACGGGCAAAATCCGCAAGAACAAGCTCCGGGAGAGTCTTTCCGCCTGA
- the pobA gene encoding 4-hydroxybenzoate 3-monooxygenase, whose amino-acid sequence MRTQVAIVGAGPAGLILAHLLHASGIETVVIERQTRAYVEGRVRAGVLEQGTVDCLSRLGLDRRLREEGLRHSGTHLSADGDDFRIDLEQASGGACVTVYGQQEVTRDLFEAAEARGLTILFEASDVGLHDIETEKPFVTFRTPSGEVRVDCDFVVGCDGFHGISRQAIPSHVLRIFERVYSFGWLGILTERPPVSEELVYASHERGFALASMRSMTRSRYYIQCDMGERLEDWPDERIWDELAVRLGPNLGARLQRGPSFEKSIAPLRSFVAEPMRYGRLFLAGDAAHIVPPTGAKGLNLAVSDVTMLGQALAEFYIERSGAGIDTYSARALGRVWKAERFSWWFTTLTHRFPETGAFERRMQVAELSYLRSSPRAQASFAENYVGLPL is encoded by the coding sequence ATGCGCACGCAAGTCGCTATCGTCGGAGCCGGTCCCGCCGGACTTATCCTTGCTCATCTCCTCCATGCCTCCGGCATCGAGACGGTGGTGATCGAGCGGCAGACACGCGCCTATGTGGAGGGACGGGTGCGGGCAGGGGTGCTGGAACAGGGAACAGTGGACTGCCTGTCCCGCCTTGGGCTGGACAGGCGCTTGCGCGAGGAAGGGCTGCGCCATTCTGGCACGCATCTGTCAGCCGATGGCGATGATTTTCGCATCGATCTAGAACAGGCTTCGGGTGGTGCTTGCGTTACGGTCTATGGCCAGCAGGAGGTGACGCGCGACCTTTTCGAAGCCGCCGAGGCGCGGGGTCTGACGATCCTCTTCGAAGCGAGCGACGTCGGTCTCCACGATATAGAGACGGAAAAACCCTTCGTTACCTTCCGCACGCCGTCCGGGGAGGTCCGGGTCGACTGCGATTTCGTGGTCGGCTGCGACGGGTTCCATGGTATCAGCCGCCAGGCGATCCCCAGCCATGTTTTGCGCATCTTCGAGCGTGTCTATTCGTTCGGCTGGCTCGGCATTCTCACCGAGCGTCCGCCTGTCAGCGAGGAACTCGTCTATGCCAGTCACGAGCGCGGCTTCGCGCTTGCCTCGATGCGTTCCATGACGCGCAGCCGCTATTATATCCAGTGCGACATGGGCGAGCGGCTGGAAGACTGGCCGGACGAACGTATCTGGGATGAACTGGCCGTGCGGCTTGGACCCAATCTCGGCGCACGGCTCCAGCGTGGGCCTTCCTTCGAAAAAAGCATTGCGCCGCTGCGCAGCTTCGTTGCCGAGCCGATGCGCTATGGCCGACTGTTCCTTGCCGGAGATGCTGCCCATATCGTGCCACCGACTGGAGCGAAGGGCCTCAATCTCGCAGTCTCCGACGTGACCATGTTGGGTCAAGCGCTGGCGGAATTCTACATTGAGCGCTCGGGCGCGGGAATCGACACCTATTCGGCGCGAGCGCTGGGGCGCGTCTGGAAGGCCGAACGTTTTTCCTGGTGGTTTACCACACTCACGCATCGCTTCCCGGAGACGGGAGCTTTCGAGCGACGAATGCAAGTCGCAGAACTCAGCTACCTACGAAGCTCACCACGTGCGCAGGCAAGTTTTGCCGAAAACTACGTCGGCTTGCCCTTATAA
- a CDS encoding IclR family transcriptional regulator domain-containing protein, translating into MAVSGRDMMGGLAKGLSIIEAFSAERPKLSISEAAEIAQLDRATARRCLLTLAELGYAAYDGKFFTVTPKVLRLGTGCLASMPLPRIVQPFLDQLSEDIGQSTSVSILDDTEIVYVARAAQRRVMSIALMPGSRLPAYCTSMGRVLLASLSQEDRRAFLERSDIVARTPMTLTDIDALMAEIEATAARGHAMIDQEVEIGLRSLAVPLKSARGKTIAALNVGVAASAASMQDLVERYLSALGAVQSELKGLLV; encoded by the coding sequence ATGGCTGTGAGTGGACGCGACATGATGGGTGGCCTCGCCAAAGGGCTGAGCATTATCGAAGCCTTCAGCGCCGAACGGCCGAAACTGTCGATTTCCGAGGCGGCGGAGATCGCCCAACTGGATCGTGCGACCGCAAGACGCTGTCTTTTGACGCTGGCCGAGCTCGGCTACGCCGCCTATGATGGAAAATTCTTCACGGTCACACCAAAGGTACTTCGACTTGGAACGGGGTGCCTTGCTTCAATGCCGCTGCCACGCATCGTGCAGCCCTTTCTCGATCAACTGTCGGAAGACATCGGACAAAGCACATCCGTTTCAATCCTCGATGATACCGAAATCGTCTATGTCGCACGCGCCGCCCAGCGTCGCGTCATGTCGATTGCGCTGATGCCAGGGTCGCGGCTGCCCGCCTATTGCACTTCCATGGGGCGGGTCCTTCTAGCTTCCCTGTCCCAGGAAGACCGCCGCGCCTTTCTGGAGCGCTCCGACATCGTTGCGCGCACGCCGATGACGCTTACCGATATCGATGCTCTCATGGCTGAAATCGAAGCAACCGCCGCCCGTGGTCATGCGATGATCGATCAGGAAGTCGAGATCGGCCTGCGCTCGCTGGCCGTGCCGCTGAAGAGCGCCCGGGGCAAGACGATCGCCGCCCTCAATGTCGGTGTCGCCGCATCCGCAGCTTCCATGCAGGATTTGGTCGAGCGCTATCTGTCTGCGCTGGGTGCAGTACAGTCGGAGTTGAAAGGGCTTCTCGTCTAA
- a CDS encoding 3-oxoacid CoA-transferase subunit A, which yields MDKRIDSLADALADIEDGATIMIGGFGGSGAPIELIHALIDRFKETGKPSGLTVINNNAGNGRIGIAAMIDAGMVKKMICSFPRSSDPRAFTDRYLAGEIELELVPQGTLAERIRAGGAGIPAFYTPTGFGTELAQGKVIAEFDGRKYVQERWLKADIALVKGHLGDTHGNLTYRLAGRNFNPLMCMAAKRTVAQVSKIVTPGEIDPEQVITPGIFVDGVVEVADPQQEEALIQAGVAYA from the coding sequence ATGGACAAGAGGATAGACAGCCTGGCGGATGCTCTGGCTGATATCGAAGATGGCGCAACGATAATGATCGGCGGCTTTGGCGGCTCGGGCGCGCCCATCGAGCTCATTCACGCTCTTATCGATCGCTTCAAGGAAACGGGTAAGCCCTCAGGGCTCACGGTTATCAACAACAATGCCGGCAATGGCCGTATCGGCATCGCGGCGATGATCGATGCTGGCATGGTCAAGAAGATGATCTGCTCCTTTCCGCGTTCATCCGATCCGCGGGCGTTCACAGATCGCTACCTCGCAGGCGAAATCGAGTTGGAACTGGTGCCGCAGGGTACGCTTGCCGAGCGCATTCGCGCCGGCGGTGCCGGCATTCCCGCCTTCTACACGCCGACCGGTTTCGGTACCGAACTTGCGCAGGGCAAGGTGATCGCCGAATTCGACGGTCGCAAATATGTGCAGGAGCGCTGGTTGAAGGCCGATATAGCGCTGGTCAAGGGGCATCTCGGCGACACCCACGGCAATCTCACCTACCGTCTGGCCGGGCGCAATTTCAATCCGCTGATGTGCATGGCGGCCAAAAGGACCGTCGCGCAGGTGTCGAAAATCGTGACGCCAGGAGAGATCGATCCGGAGCAGGTGATCACGCCAGGCATTTTTGTCGATGGGGTCGTGGAAGTGGCTGATCCGCAACAGGAAGAAGCGCTGATCCAAGCAGGAGTGGCATACGCATGA
- a CDS encoding 3-oxoacid CoA-transferase subunit B, giving the protein MNDAPMIDTRDDIKLSNAQIAWRAAQDIADGAYVNLGIGFPEMVAKFQPKGREAIFHTENGVLNFGEAPPPGEEDWDLINAGKKAITLKPGAAFFHHADSFAMVRGGHLDVAILGAYQVAENGDLANWRVGSKGVPAVGGAMDLVHGAKQVVVITEHVTKDGKPKLVERCTFPLTGVGCITRVYTSHAVIDIVNGKFLVREKLTAMTMDELQAMTGAKLHIDGHVDDLVVPAL; this is encoded by the coding sequence ATGAATGACGCACCCATGATCGATACTCGCGACGACATCAAGCTTTCCAACGCCCAGATTGCCTGGCGGGCCGCTCAGGATATTGCCGACGGCGCCTATGTAAACCTCGGCATCGGCTTCCCGGAAATGGTCGCAAAGTTCCAGCCCAAGGGCCGCGAGGCGATCTTCCATACGGAGAACGGCGTCCTAAATTTCGGTGAAGCGCCGCCCCCTGGTGAAGAGGATTGGGATCTCATCAATGCCGGGAAAAAGGCCATCACGCTGAAGCCCGGTGCGGCCTTCTTCCACCACGCCGACAGCTTCGCCATGGTGCGGGGCGGGCATCTGGATGTGGCGATCCTTGGGGCCTATCAGGTCGCTGAGAATGGTGATCTTGCCAATTGGCGTGTCGGCTCCAAGGGTGTGCCTGCCGTGGGTGGCGCGATGGATCTTGTCCATGGCGCAAAACAGGTGGTGGTCATCACCGAGCATGTCACCAAGGACGGCAAGCCGAAACTGGTCGAGCGTTGCACCTTTCCCCTCACTGGCGTCGGCTGCATCACGCGCGTCTATACCAGCCACGCGGTGATCGACATTGTGAATGGCAAATTCCTCGTACGAGAGAAGCTTACAGCCATGACTATGGATGAGCTTCAAGCCATGACGGGCGCGAAGCTCCATATCGATGGCCATGTCGACGACCTCGTGGTTCCGGCGCTGTAA
- the pcaF gene encoding 3-oxoadipyl-CoA thiolase, giving the protein MTEAFICAYIRTPIGRFGGSLSSIRADDLGAVPLKALMARYPTVDFDAVDDVVYGCANQAGEDNRNVARMSLLLAGLPVSVTGTTINRLCGSGMDAVITAARAIKSGEAELMIAGGVESMSRAPFVLPKAETAFSRNAEIYDTTIGWRFINPMMKKQYGVDSMPETGDNVAIDFNIAREDQDAFAVGSQAKAAEAQANGRLAKEVTPVSVPQKKGEPLIVDRDEHPRATSMEALAKLKPVNKIEGGTVTAGNASGVNDGAAALIIASEAAARKHGLTPIARILGGTTAGVPPRIMGFGPAPATKKLLARLGLAQEQIDVIELNEAFASQGLATLRDLGIADDDPRVNINGGAIALGHPLGMSGARITGTAALELSLSGARYSLSTMCIGVGQGIAVALERV; this is encoded by the coding sequence ATGACCGAAGCCTTTATCTGCGCTTATATTCGCACGCCCATCGGCCGTTTCGGCGGATCCTTGTCATCTATTCGTGCTGACGATCTCGGCGCAGTGCCGCTCAAGGCGCTGATGGCACGTTATCCGACCGTCGATTTCGACGCCGTCGATGATGTCGTCTATGGCTGCGCCAACCAAGCGGGGGAGGATAATCGCAACGTTGCGCGCATGTCGTTGCTGCTGGCAGGTTTGCCGGTTTCGGTTACGGGTACCACGATCAACCGCCTGTGCGGTTCCGGCATGGATGCCGTCATTACCGCCGCTCGGGCGATCAAGTCGGGCGAAGCGGAATTGATGATCGCGGGCGGCGTGGAATCGATGAGCCGCGCACCCTTCGTTCTGCCAAAGGCAGAGACTGCCTTCTCACGCAATGCCGAAATCTATGACACCACCATCGGCTGGCGTTTCATCAACCCGATGATGAAGAAGCAATATGGCGTCGACTCGATGCCTGAAACTGGCGATAATGTCGCGATCGACTTTAATATCGCCCGCGAGGATCAGGACGCCTTTGCCGTGGGAAGCCAGGCGAAGGCCGCTGAAGCCCAGGCCAATGGCCGCCTTGCTAAAGAAGTCACGCCGGTGAGCGTGCCGCAGAAAAAGGGTGAACCGCTAATCGTCGATCGCGACGAGCACCCGCGTGCGACATCGATGGAAGCGCTCGCCAAGTTGAAGCCAGTCAATAAAATCGAAGGTGGCACGGTTACAGCGGGTAATGCGTCCGGCGTCAATGACGGCGCGGCAGCGCTCATCATCGCTTCCGAAGCTGCTGCCAGAAAGCACGGCCTGACCCCCATCGCCCGCATTCTGGGTGGCACGACGGCAGGCGTTCCCCCGCGCATCATGGGCTTTGGTCCCGCACCGGCAACCAAGAAGCTGCTTGCCCGCCTCGGCCTCGCTCAGGAGCAGATCGACGTCATCGAACTCAACGAAGCGTTCGCCTCCCAAGGCCTGGCGACGCTGCGGGATCTCGGCATTGCCGATGACGACCCGCGCGTCAACATCAATGGTGGAGCCATCGCGCTCGGCCACCCACTCGGCATGTCCGGCGCCCGCATCACGGGCACGGCAGCGCTTGAGCTTTCCTTGTCCGGCGCGCGTTACTCGCTTTCCACTATGTGCATCGGTGTGGGACAGGGCATCGCGGTCGCGCTGGAGCGGGTATAG